The proteins below come from a single Stomoxys calcitrans chromosome 1, idStoCalc2.1, whole genome shotgun sequence genomic window:
- the LOC106094820 gene encoding uncharacterized protein LOC106094820, whose product MFKLVVLFALFAMALAAPSLLHGSPYVSYGHPVAVHHQPALATVGAVVRTVPTSVSHASHAVVHKAANVVHDVVAPVVRTSYVSPVVRTVASPVYHSGYVSSSPYGTYGLSPYHGSW is encoded by the exons atgtTCAAGTTG GTGGTCTTGTTTGCCCTTTTCGCCATGGCCTTGGCTGCTCCCAGCCTTTTGCATGGCTCGCCCTATGTTAGCTATGGCCATCCCGTTGCGGTCCATCATCAACCCGCCTTGGCCACTGTTGGCGCTGTGGTGCGCACTGTTCCAACCTCGGTGTCTCATGCTAGTCATGCTGTCGTCCATAAAGCTGCCAATGTTGTCCATGATGTTGTGGCTCCTGTGGTAAGGACTTCCTATGTTTCGCCCGTTGTCAGGACTGTGGCTAGCCCCGTCTATCACAGCGGTTATGTCTCCTCATCGCCCTATGGCACTTATGGTCTGTCTCCCTATCATGGAAGCTGGTAA
- the LOC106094195 gene encoding uncharacterized protein LOC106094195: MYKLFILAAFFALAAARPGYVEDHHLAYPAPLATTLVHEPAYAHVGSVVKSIPTAVSHQSISQVHSSAHVVQPLVAPIIKSYSAPLLKSYAPVAAVAPVIKTYASPLDHGYGVAPLLDSAYTTYSTGPILKPYGSYGHDTYGHGSYGHGVYGHGYGGAYGKYGAF; the protein is encoded by the exons atgtACAAATTG TTTATCCTTGCTGCTTTCTTTGCCCTTGCCGCTGCTCGTCCTGGCTATGTGGAGGATCATCATTTGGCTTATCCTGCCCCTCTGGCTACCACCTTAGTTCATGAACCTGCATATGCCCATGTTGGCTCAGTAGTTAAGAGCATACCCACCGCTGTCTCCCATCAATCCATCTCTCAGGTGCATTCATCCGCTCATGTTGTGCAGCCATTGGTAGCCCCCATCATTAAATCTTACTCTGCACCTCTATTGAAATCTTATGCTCCTGTGGCAGCAGTGGCGCCTGTCATCAAGACCTATGCCAGTCCCTTAGATCATGGCTATGGTGTGGCACCTCTTTTGGATTCGGCATACACCACCTATTCAACTGGTCCCATATTGAAGCCTTATGGCTCATATGGTCATGATACTTATGGTCATGGATCCTATGGTCATGGTGTTTATGGCCATGGCTATGGTGGAGCCTATGGCAAATATGGAGCATTTTAA
- the LOC106094821 gene encoding uncharacterized protein LOC106094821 translates to MFKLLIVSAVFAVALAYPGLYETSVVHSAPLVTVKEHGYANVGSIVKSLPSSVSHQSHSVVHSSSHVVEDVLAPAVKTTSYTSKSLLTPVVETYAVPTVVKTVAAPVVHTYAAAPLVVKSW, encoded by the exons atgttcaaattg tTGATTGTATctgctgtgtttgctgttgcCTTGGCTTATCCTGGTCTTTATGAAACCTCTGTAGTCCATTCTGCTCCCTTGGTAACTGTCAAGGAACATGGCTATGCCAATGTGGGCTCAATTGTCAAATCTCTGCCCTCCTCAGTGTCCCATCAAAGCCATTCGGTGGTGCACAGCTCCTCTCATGTTGTGGAGGATGTTTTGGCCCCAGCTGTAAAGACTACCTCATACACCTCCAAGAGTTTGCTGACTCCCGTAGTGGAGACCTATGCTGTTCCAACTGTGGTAAAGACGGTGGCTGCTCCAGTGGTTCACACTTATGCTGCAGCTCCATTAGTTGTCAAGTCTTGGTAG